In Caloenas nicobarica isolate bCalNic1 chromosome 27, bCalNic1.hap1, whole genome shotgun sequence, one DNA window encodes the following:
- the TPM4 gene encoding tropomyosin alpha-4 chain isoform X2, translated as MEAIKKKMQMLKLDKENAIDRAEQAETDKKAAEDKCKQVEDELVALQKKLKGTEDELDKYSEALKDAQEKLEQAEKKATDAEGEVAALNRRIQLVEEELDRAQERLATALQKLEEAEKAADESERGMKVIENRAMKDEEKMEIQEMQLKEAKHIAEEADRKYEEVARKLVILEGELERAEERAEVSEVKCSDLEEELKNVTNNLKSLEAQSEKYSEKEDKYEEEIKILSDKLKEAETRAEFAERTVAKLEKSIDDLEEKLAQAKEENLGLHQTLDQTLNELNCI; from the exons ATGGAAGCGATCAAGAAGAAGATGCAGATGTTGAAGTTAGACAAGGAGAACGCCATTGACAGAGCGGAGCAGGCTGAGACGGATAAGAAGGCGGCTGAGGACAAATGCAAACAG GTAGAGGATGAGCTGGTAGCTCTGCAGAAGAAGTTGAAGGGAACCGAAGACGAGCTGGATAAGTACTCGGAAGCTCTCAAAGACGCCCAGGAGAAGCTGGAGCAGGCTGAAAAGAAGGCCACCGAT GCGGAAGGTGAGGTGGCGGCTCTGAACAGACGCATCCAGCTGGTGGAAGAGGAGCTGGATCGCGCCCAGGAGCGCTTGgccacagccctgcagaaacTGGAGGAGGCTGAGAAAGCGGCCGATGAGAGCGAGAG AGGAATGAAGGTTATTGAGAACAGAGCCATGAAAGAcgaagagaaaatggaaattcaggAAATGCAACTGAAGGAGGCGAAGCACATTGCTGAAGAAGCCGACCGCAAATACGAAGAG GTTGCTCGGAAACTGGTTATTTTGGAGGGTGAACTGGAAAGAGCTGAGGAGCGTGCAGAGGTGTCTGAAGT tAAATGTAGCGACCTGGAAGAGGAGTTGAAGAACGTCACCAACAACCTGAAGTCTCTGGAAGCTCAATCTGAAAAG TACTcggaaaaagaagataaatacgAAGAAGAAATCAAGATTCTCTCTGACAAGCTTAAAGAA GCTGAAACTCGTGCTGAATTTGCGGAGAGAACAGTTGCCAAACTGGAAAAGTCTATTGACGACCTGGAAG AAAAACTCGCTCAAGCCAAAGAAGAGAACCTGGGGCTGCACCAGACACTGGACCAGACGCTGAACGAACTGAACTGTATATGA
- the TPM4 gene encoding tropomyosin alpha-4 chain isoform X4 produces the protein MAAPSSLEAVKRKIQCLQQQADEAEDRAQVLQRELDLERDLREKAEGEVAALNRRIQLVEEELDRAQERLATALQKLEEAEKAADESERGMKVIENRAMKDEEKMEIQEMQLKEAKHIAEEADRKYEEVARKLVILEGELERAEERAEVSEVKCSDLEEELKNVTNNLKSLEAQSEKYSEKEDKYEEEIKILSDKLKEAETRAEFAERTVAKLEKSIDDLEDELYAQKLKYKAISEELDHALNDMTSL, from the exons ATGGCCGCGCCGAGCTCCCTGGAAGCCGTCAAGAGGAAGATCCAGTGTCTGCAGCAACAGGCGGATGAGGCGGAGGATCGAGCTCAGGTGCTCCAGCGGGAGCTGGACCTGGAACGGGACCTGCGGGAGAAA GCGGAAGGTGAGGTGGCGGCTCTGAACAGACGCATCCAGCTGGTGGAAGAGGAGCTGGATCGCGCCCAGGAGCGCTTGgccacagccctgcagaaacTGGAGGAGGCTGAGAAAGCGGCCGATGAGAGCGAGAG AGGAATGAAGGTTATTGAGAACAGAGCCATGAAAGAcgaagagaaaatggaaattcaggAAATGCAACTGAAGGAGGCGAAGCACATTGCTGAAGAAGCCGACCGCAAATACGAAGAG GTTGCTCGGAAACTGGTTATTTTGGAGGGTGAACTGGAAAGAGCTGAGGAGCGTGCAGAGGTGTCTGAAGT tAAATGTAGCGACCTGGAAGAGGAGTTGAAGAACGTCACCAACAACCTGAAGTCTCTGGAAGCTCAATCTGAAAAG TACTcggaaaaagaagataaatacgAAGAAGAAATCAAGATTCTCTCTGACAAGCTTAAAGAA GCTGAAACTCGTGCTGAATTTGCGGAGAGAACAGTTGCCAAACTGGAAAAGTCTATTGACGACCTGGAAG ACGAGCTGTACGCGCAGAAGCTCAAGTACAAAGCGATCAGCGAGGAGCTGGACCATGCGCTCAATGACATGACCTCCCTGTGA
- the TPM4 gene encoding tropomyosin alpha-4 chain isoform X3: protein MEAIKKKMQMLKLDKENAIDRAEQAETDKKAAEDKCKQVEDELVALQKKLKGTEDELDKYSEALKDAQEKLEQAEKKATDAEGEVAALNRRIQLVEEELDRAQERLATALQKLEEAEKAADESERGMKVIENRAMKDEEKMEIQEMQLKEAKHIAEEADRKYEEVARKLVILEGELERAEERAEVSEVKCSDLEEELKNVTNNLKSLEAQSEKYSEKEDKYEEEIKILSDKLKEAETRAEFAERTVAKLEKSIDDLEDELYAQKLKYKAISEELDHALNDMTSL from the exons ATGGAAGCGATCAAGAAGAAGATGCAGATGTTGAAGTTAGACAAGGAGAACGCCATTGACAGAGCGGAGCAGGCTGAGACGGATAAGAAGGCGGCTGAGGACAAATGCAAACAG GTAGAGGATGAGCTGGTAGCTCTGCAGAAGAAGTTGAAGGGAACCGAAGACGAGCTGGATAAGTACTCGGAAGCTCTCAAAGACGCCCAGGAGAAGCTGGAGCAGGCTGAAAAGAAGGCCACCGAT GCGGAAGGTGAGGTGGCGGCTCTGAACAGACGCATCCAGCTGGTGGAAGAGGAGCTGGATCGCGCCCAGGAGCGCTTGgccacagccctgcagaaacTGGAGGAGGCTGAGAAAGCGGCCGATGAGAGCGAGAG AGGAATGAAGGTTATTGAGAACAGAGCCATGAAAGAcgaagagaaaatggaaattcaggAAATGCAACTGAAGGAGGCGAAGCACATTGCTGAAGAAGCCGACCGCAAATACGAAGAG GTTGCTCGGAAACTGGTTATTTTGGAGGGTGAACTGGAAAGAGCTGAGGAGCGTGCAGAGGTGTCTGAAGT tAAATGTAGCGACCTGGAAGAGGAGTTGAAGAACGTCACCAACAACCTGAAGTCTCTGGAAGCTCAATCTGAAAAG TACTcggaaaaagaagataaatacgAAGAAGAAATCAAGATTCTCTCTGACAAGCTTAAAGAA GCTGAAACTCGTGCTGAATTTGCGGAGAGAACAGTTGCCAAACTGGAAAAGTCTATTGACGACCTGGAAG ACGAGCTGTACGCGCAGAAGCTCAAGTACAAAGCGATCAGCGAGGAGCTGGACCATGCGCTCAATGACATGACCTCCCTGTGA
- the TPM4 gene encoding tropomyosin alpha-4 chain isoform X1, with product MAAPSSLEAVKRKIQCLQQQADEAEDRAQVLQRELDLERDLREKAEGEVAALNRRIQLVEEELDRAQERLATALQKLEEAEKAADESERGMKVIENRAMKDEEKMEIQEMQLKEAKHIAEEADRKYEEVARKLVILEGELERAEERAEVSEVKCSDLEEELKNVTNNLKSLEAQSEKYSEKEDKYEEEIKILSDKLKEAETRAEFAERTVAKLEKSIDDLEEKLAQAKEENLGLHQTLDQTLNELNCI from the exons ATGGCCGCGCCGAGCTCCCTGGAAGCCGTCAAGAGGAAGATCCAGTGTCTGCAGCAACAGGCGGATGAGGCGGAGGATCGAGCTCAGGTGCTCCAGCGGGAGCTGGACCTGGAACGGGACCTGCGGGAGAAA GCGGAAGGTGAGGTGGCGGCTCTGAACAGACGCATCCAGCTGGTGGAAGAGGAGCTGGATCGCGCCCAGGAGCGCTTGgccacagccctgcagaaacTGGAGGAGGCTGAGAAAGCGGCCGATGAGAGCGAGAG AGGAATGAAGGTTATTGAGAACAGAGCCATGAAAGAcgaagagaaaatggaaattcaggAAATGCAACTGAAGGAGGCGAAGCACATTGCTGAAGAAGCCGACCGCAAATACGAAGAG GTTGCTCGGAAACTGGTTATTTTGGAGGGTGAACTGGAAAGAGCTGAGGAGCGTGCAGAGGTGTCTGAAGT tAAATGTAGCGACCTGGAAGAGGAGTTGAAGAACGTCACCAACAACCTGAAGTCTCTGGAAGCTCAATCTGAAAAG TACTcggaaaaagaagataaatacgAAGAAGAAATCAAGATTCTCTCTGACAAGCTTAAAGAA GCTGAAACTCGTGCTGAATTTGCGGAGAGAACAGTTGCCAAACTGGAAAAGTCTATTGACGACCTGGAAG AAAAACTCGCTCAAGCCAAAGAAGAGAACCTGGGGCTGCACCAGACACTGGACCAGACGCTGAACGAACTGAACTGTATATGA
- the RAB8A gene encoding ras-related protein Rab-8A: MAKTYDYLFKLLLIGDSGVGKTCALFRFSEDAFNATFISTIGIDFKIRTIELDGKRIKLQIWDTAGQERFRTITTAYYRGAMGIMLVYDITNEKSFENIRNWVRNIEEHASPDVEKMILGNKCDANDKRQVSREQGEKLAASFGIKFMETSAKANINIENAFFTLARDIKAKMDKKLEGNSPQGSNQGVKITPDQQKKSSFFRCVLL; encoded by the exons ATGGCGAAGACGTACGATTATCTGTTCAAGCTGCTGCTGATCGGCGATTCGGGCGTGGGGAAAACCTGCGCGCTCTTCCGCTTCTCCGAGGACGCGTTCAACGCCACCTTCATCTCCACCATCG gtattgattttaaaattaggaCCATAGAGCTGGATGGCAAGAGAATTAAACTGCAGATCTG GGACACGGCCGGGCAGGAGCGATTTCGAACCATCACCACCGCCTACTACAGAGGAGCGATG GGCATTATGTTAGTCTATGACATCACCAACGAAAAATCTTTTGAAAACATCCGGAACTGGGTCAGGAATATCGAAGAG CACGCCTCTCCGGACGTCGAAAAAATGATCCTGGGGAACAAATGCGACGCAAATGACAAAAGACAAGTTTCTAGAGAGCAAGGGGAGAAG CTTGCTGCAAGTTTCGGAATTAAATTTATGGAGACCAGCGCAAAAGCGAATATAAACATAGAGAAT GCATTTTTTACTCTTGCGAGAGATATCAAAGCGAAAATGGACAAGAAGTTG GAAGGCAATAGCCCGCAAGGCAGCAACCAGGGAGTTAAAATCACACCAGaccagcaaaagaaaagcagctttttccgATGTGTTCTTCTGTGA